A single Nitrososphaerales archaeon DNA region contains:
- a CDS encoding FxLYD domain-containing protein — protein MSTKVVGIALMAALSVSIFTYVDAFANGQVRVVGHRMSIDTAGIVHISGIVENTSTHTVGFVRVIAYLFDENGRELPTHDTYTLVRIIPPGYIAPFDIPISDQRVGKSVAFYTITLEWKTVQPKADKLVFTDLNAFVWTHLDPRTRELRDPHGDITSSHHDSHAHTEISAFVNNVSHLTTKTVKVFAIWYDEKGQYYSYNMQTVARQLAASEAGRFVIMTHPTMAYYSLIAESDDYVSMLKDNKEWMFRIYEANNDNLNLPGVDTMGLADIFVKDVADNVIHRIPIKSKPVIPHFMQVETASDPIINDNGREYQLQVRTFDNKLIDFSYEQETRTITLYMNGTSGNDRVHAEIIIPNAFNEFVSIGSFEATLNGAPLHDKLFFVDPYSYEGKTSFHYIISGDELRKLSQQMVESYLDRLVFTLVPAGADNAISVNVGEPLQIQSVVTNNIDKKQKFVYVLQVKDSNGTTVMITWIDGNIAAKESMNTTHLWIPQKKGTYTIQIFLLESLTYTSAMSRNFVDSTLVVN, from the coding sequence ATGAGTACCAAGGTCGTAGGCATTGCATTAATGGCTGCGCTGTCTGTAAGTATCTTTACATATGTAGATGCTTTTGCTAACGGACAAGTACGAGTAGTAGGACATAGAATGTCTATAGATACTGCTGGTATAGTGCACATATCGGGCATAGTAGAAAATACAAGTACACACACTGTTGGTTTTGTGCGTGTAATAGCGTACCTCTTTGATGAAAACGGAAGGGAGCTGCCTACCCATGATACATATACGTTGGTAAGAATTATCCCTCCCGGTTACATAGCTCCTTTTGATATTCCCATAAGTGATCAGCGTGTTGGTAAGAGTGTTGCTTTCTATACGATTACCTTGGAATGGAAGACTGTGCAACCAAAAGCCGATAAGCTTGTGTTCACTGATCTCAATGCATTTGTCTGGACGCATCTTGATCCGCGGACGAGAGAGTTGAGAGATCCCCATGGAGACATTACCAGTTCACATCACGATTCTCATGCTCATACCGAGATATCTGCATTTGTAAACAATGTCAGTCATCTTACAACAAAAACGGTAAAGGTTTTTGCTATTTGGTACGATGAGAAAGGTCAGTACTATAGTTATAACATGCAAACTGTAGCCAGACAGCTAGCAGCATCAGAAGCAGGTAGATTTGTGATAATGACTCATCCCACAATGGCTTACTATTCATTGATAGCTGAAAGTGATGACTATGTTTCAATGCTTAAGGACAATAAGGAGTGGATGTTCAGGATTTATGAGGCCAACAATGATAATCTAAACCTGCCAGGTGTTGATACAATGGGTCTAGCAGATATATTTGTGAAGGATGTTGCAGACAATGTCATTCATAGGATTCCCATAAAGAGTAAACCTGTAATCCCGCACTTTATGCAAGTAGAGACAGCATCAGATCCTATCATAAATGACAACGGAAGAGAGTATCAGTTGCAGGTAAGGACTTTTGACAACAAATTGATTGATTTCAGTTACGAACAAGAAACTAGAACAATAACATTGTATATGAATGGCACCAGTGGGAATGATAGAGTCCATGCTGAAATAATAATTCCTAATGCATTTAATGAATTCGTATCAATAGGATCTTTTGAAGCAACGTTAAATGGAGCGCCATTGCATGATAAATTATTCTTCGTTGATCCTTACTCCTATGAAGGTAAAACATCATTCCATTACATAATATCAGGGGATGAACTGAGAAAATTATCACAACAAATGGTAGAATCATATTTGGATCGCTTGGTATTCACACTTGTACCAGCAGGTGCTGATAACGCCATTTCAGTAAATGTTGGCGAACCTCTACAAATACAGTCGGTGGTTACTAATAATATAGATAAAAAGCAGAAATTTGTATATGTATTGCAAGTAAAGGACTCTAACGGTACAACAGTTATGATCACTTGGATTGATGGTAATATAGCCGCAAAAGAGTCCATGAATACAACACATTTGTGGATCCCGCAGAAGAAGGGAACGTATACCATACAGATCTTTCTGCTGGAGAGCCTAACGTATACAAGTGCCATGTCACGTAATTTTGTAGATTCAACTCTTGTAGTTAACTAG